Part of the Engraulis encrasicolus isolate BLACKSEA-1 unplaced genomic scaffold, IST_EnEncr_1.0 scaffold_500_np1212, whole genome shotgun sequence genome is shown below.
acttaattttaagagcctgcgacagcaaaatgtacacgtcacgtcatctacccatatacaggTACGTTATTAAAATGTTAATTACTCATTTTCTGCAACAACGCAGTTCGTGGCTTTTTTTATTTGTAGGGCAGATTTAGATGAGGCATTTTTGAGGGCAGTGGGGCAGTCCAAGCCAAGGCACCCTGGCATCGCAGGGTATTAGAATGGCTGCATGGGGCCTGGAGGGGTATTAGAATGGCTGGATGAGGCCTGGAGGGTATTAGAAGGGCTGCATGGGGCCTGGAGGGTATTAGAAGGGCTGCATGGGGCCTGGAGGGCATTAGAATGGCTGCATGAGGGCTGTGGGGCATTAGAAGGGCTGGGTGAGGCCTGTGGGGTATTAGAAGGGCTGAATGAAGCCTGGAGGGTATTAGAAGGGCTGCATGAGGGCTGCAGTGATCCAGTAGACTCCATTTAGTCTCGGGGATTAAATACCCTTCTCAGGAAGACAGGCGCTCTATCATCAAGAGGTCTATGCAGTGCACATCCGAGACACAGAGAGCTGTCACAGGGGGGGGGGTCTACATACATCCGAGACACAGAGAACTGTCacgcaggggggtgggggaggtggttgGGGGGTTGGGACAGGGTCTACGTCGTATACATCTGAGACACAGAGAACTGTtacagtgtggagagagagagggtggggggggggtgggggtgggtgttcaGCTCCtataacacacatacagagagcacTTAATTTGGATTCATGTGTGGAGACAGTAAGTCTGCCACACACAGTAGTTAGCTAATGCCAGCCCTTGAAGAAGGGCCAATAGCCATGCTTATTAAAGCATGAAGGATTAGAAACACAGGACAGTATACCCAGCACAATACTACTGTGTTAGTAGGTAAGTAAGTACGGGTGGAGGCAATAAGTAGCGTCACTAAGTCTAAACGGACATAAGGTCACCACATGTATGATGCCAACTGATGTCTGGATGTCATTTTGGTCTCCAGTACACagaagcagtgatgggcaacctggatgcaGTAGTTTACAATCCAGTTCTTCCCAATATCTTAACTCTtgtcctcaacctgtgcttgtggtGACGTCATCAAGAGCATAAACCTTCCTGAACCTGATGCGAGCCGTGCGTGGGTCCATGAGTGCGTGGGTCCATGAGTGCGTGGgtccatgagtgcgtgcgtgtgtgtgtgcgtgcgtgcgtgcgtgcgtgggtccatgagtgcgtgcgtgtgtgtgtgcgtgccgtacAGTGTACCTACCCTGAGGaacgtgaatgtgtgcatgcatgtgtgtgtgtgtgtgtgtgtgtgtgtgtgtgtgcatgcgtgcatgtgtgtgtgtgtgcgtgcatgtgtgtgtgtgtgagcagtacaGTGTACCTACCCTGAGGAACgtaaatgtgtgcatgcatgtgtgtgtgtgtgcgtgcatgcgcacgtgcagtACAGTGTACCTACCCTGAGGAAGAGGGGGTACTTGCAGATCCTCTGGATTGGCgccaccaggtagccctccaatGGGATCTCTGTGTTCTTCCGGCCTCCTAGCAACATGCAGTTCTAGAACATAAACACAGAACGCCAAATCAGTGACAAAAGGTTCTAGAACCAAGACACCTGAAATCATGCAAAGCCCtggaaaaaaaaagtcaaagcaAAAAAACTGCAAAATGCCATCGACGCCCTCCTAGTGGTCCTTCCAGtctggccaggagcaatacaaatatcattgcTGAGCTTCGGAGAAATCAGGAACTCGACCCACTTTGACGGgcagcaatcaactttgagcagctccaacggccctgggtagagttATTTTCTTGGTCAGACCGTCGTCTTGGTAcgagatttaaaagtcgatgataatcaggcaaaaaaaaaaaatcaaagggagGCCAAGAGCCTCTGTTGTGATATGAAACAGACCATCTGATGAGCTTAGAACTAGAGATGAAAGGCAGGTGAGAGCCCACTGTAGATCAGGACTCTGTATTCCTCTGAACCAATCTCACTCACTTTATTATGCATCCCTCTATGCATATTTCACtccatccatctcttctctcgctctttctctctctatctctctctctttcgctctccatctctctctcttgctctctctctatctatctataaatCTATTCTCTCTATCTATTCTCTCTCATTATCCCTCTTTTCTATGTCACCCCATCTTTATTTCCCctgctctcatctccttctcctctcctctcatctcctctcctctcctctcctctcctctcctctcctctcctctcctctcctctcctctcctctcctctcatctccttcccctctcctctcctctcctctcctctcctctcctctcatctcctctcctctcctcttctcctcctctctcctcccctcctctcatcacctcttctctcctcttctcctcctctactcctctcctctcctctcctttcatctcctctcctctcctctcctctcatctcatctcatctcctctcctcttctcctctcctctcctctcctctcctctcctctcctctcctctcctctcctctcctctcctctcatctcctctctcctcctctcctctcctctcctcctcttctctcctcatgtcCTGGTAAGGGGATCCTGACAGGTGTGGCTGCCTCTGGTGCTTCTTCAGTGAGGTCTTGGCCGGGTCAGGTCCATAAACATCAGCCTTATATCAAACTCCATTAAGGCCGTAGCCCACGCTgatccctcatccctcatccctgatccctgatccctgatccctgatccctcatccctgatccctgatccctgatccctgatccctcatccctgatccctgatccctgatccctgatccctgatccctgatccctgatccctgatccctgatccctgatccctgatccctgatccctgatccctgatccctgatccctgatccctcatccctgatccctgatccctgatccctgatccctcatccctgatccctgatccctgatccctgatccctgatcccgcttcaaaggcacacacacagctctatatCACAGCAGCAGTCAATCAatatacagcatacacacacttacaatcaCATAAAgataggcacgcaggcacgcgcgcacgcgcacacacacacacacacaaacacacacacacacacacacacacacacacatgcccacacacacacacacacacacacacacacacacacacacacacacacacacacacacacacacacacacacacacacacacacacacacacacacacacacacacaccccaaatcaAACACTCTCTGCGATTCTTGCCCTCCGATGCTCTGATGTCATCAAACTGCTAAGAGACATGTTTACGATGTGTGAAACCGATAATTTTAGGTCAGAGTTGAGTTCAGAGTTTCACCAGAGGGCATGAAGAAACACAAGGAGCCCAGAAGCCTATGGCTCCGATATCCTACTTTTTAGGGTGATACTTTACAACTAGTTTGACtcatataacataaaataaaaaaacatttcccagtcatttacatGCGTTAATATTTTGTTCATTATTTGCTCATTATTTAAGTTCTATTATTAAGtgttattaaaggggtatgccactgttttggggcttaatacagttcaaatcgttggctgggctttataaaggtggaaaaatgtctcatttttcatgttaagcgttgtcttgctttaagacaagttaaaagagggaatatgtcgctaagctagagaaagtcaatggatccgtgtagcattgttgcATTTtgacgattttaactgtattaagccccacaatagcggcatacccctttaatgctttATAAGATGACATTATCCCAGGGGCTGCACAAAAGGGCATCAGTACATTACATTTGAAATTGCTTTATGCATGTTTGTATCAACACCTGCagccatgcacacgtgtgtgcgtgtgtgtgtgtgtgtgtgtgtgtgtgtgtgtgtgtgtgtgtgtgtgtgtgtgtgtgtgtgtgtgtgtgtgtgtgtgtgtgtgtgtgtgtgtgtgtttgtgtgtgtgtgtgtgtgtgtgtgtgtgtgtgtgtgtgtgtgtgtgtgtgcgtgcgtgcgtgcgtgcgtgcgtgcgtgcgtgcgtgcgtgcgtgcgtgcgtgcgtgcgagtgtgtgtgtgtgtgtgtgtgtgtgtgtgtgtgtgtgtgtgtgtgtgtgtgtgtgtgtgcgtgtgtatgtgtgtgtgtgtgtgtgtgtgtgtgtgtgtgtgtgtgtgtgtgtgtgtgtgcgtgcgtgcgtgcgtgcgtgtgtgtgtgtgtgtgttctcctcaccAGTAGGCATGTGCGTACGGTCCTGATCTTGTTCATGTCCATCAGCATCCTCTGGGCCTTCTCATGGTTACCACAGTACTCATCATAGATCTGGAAACGCtccctctgtacacacacacacacacacacacacacacatgggcacacacacaaacacacacacacacatacaaacacacacacacacacatacaaacacacacacacacacacacacacacacacacacacacacacacacacacacacacacacacacacacacacacacacaaataaataaatcacgCACATTAATCCTACGGTACTCATCATATGCAGTCATATGTACTCAATACttcgtaacacacacactcagtcacatacacacacatgaaatagagagggatagatggaaagaaagaatcaCATTGCTTATTGTAGATCTGCAACTTATTCCTCTGAaagttgtccacacacacacacacacacacagacacacacacacacagacacacagacacacagacacacagacacacacacacacacacacacacacacacacacacacacacacacacacacacacacacacacacacacacacacacacacacacacacacacgcacacacacacacacacactgcaagccaAGTTAAATGTTGAAAGGTAAGCTGCCCCGTtgacttaagtttgtaagttaactcaacacgAGGCTTAActgaactcaaggctttctcaagttgagtgaacttacaaacttaaagggacactgtgcaggaaatgatcaaaaaggtactgcaaccatgctgctcattgaaactgggctgcctattgccaaatttgatctttacatgaaagtttcttaagtaataaacaaatattttctagtatggtctaagtacagtcatttttgcagctaaaaatggctatttctgaaaattcaaaatggcggaccatggagaagatcccgcttttcatgtatgaaaagtgcaatttttccagtcataatgaatacttagaatttgatggtggtggtaagtattcatgaaaaaggtaacattagtgaatgggcagcatgaattctggaaataaacaactaaaaatctcacacagtgtccctttaaggcagcagggcaacttacttttctacgtttaactggctgcagtgtATTGAGAAGTTTTGTGCACgagcctttttattttttttgctcagCTCAAGGTCATATGGCCATGAAACATGAGTTTGCACACAGTGAGTGCATACTAAATCAGGACCTAaattacagcgtgtgtgtgtgtgtgtgtgtgtgtgtgtgtgtgtgtgtgtgtgtgtgtgtgtgtgtgtgtgtgtgtgtgtgtgtgtgtgtgtgtgtgtgtgtgtgtgtgtgtgtgtgtgtgtgtgtgtgcgtgcgtgcgtgtgcactacACTGCTTCCCATATAAAGTGCAGTGAACCTTGAGAGTGCCATAATgccatgtctgcgtgtgtgtgtgtgtgtgtgtgtgtgtgtggtgtgtgtgtgtgtgtgtgtgtgtgtgtgtgtgcgtgtgtgtgtgtgtgtgtgtgtggtgtgtgtgtgtgtgtgtgtgtgtgcgcatgtacgtgtgtgtgtgtgtggtgtgtgtgtgtgtgtgtgtgtgtgtgtgtgtgtgtgtgtgtgtgtgtgtgtgtgtgtgtgtgtgtgtgtgtgtgtctgcatgtcagaGTGGCATATTCGTTTTCCACCCATTCGTTTCACCACCCAATACCATgtcatttacatgtgtgtgtgtgtgtgcgtgcgtgcatgcgtgcgtgcgtgtgttaagcCACCCTATACCCTGCCATTTACCCCAGCCTACACTGCCATTACTGGGTTACGCTCACTGGCTTTGAAGAAGACTTATTACAGAGGCATCATACCAtacaaccacacgcacgcacgcacacacacacacacacactcacacacatacacatatacacacttacacacacacagacgtacacacacagtgtcaaactTACAAAGTGTAGGAAGCATCGCCCGACTTCGTGGTGTGCGTGCGGCTCTGGGTGCAGCAGGTCCTCCACCATGGTCAGGAAGTGGCGATGGACACCCAGGATCGCCTCCAGGTTGCAGAACAAGACCTAGAGGAGTATTATaacatactattattattattattattattattattattattattattattgttattattatgtataATAAGCGTGTATTATGTCGTGTTGTGAAGTGGTGATGAACACTCAGAATCTGCTCCAGGTTGCAGAACAACACCTATTATATAGAACACAGTggatttgtgttgtgttgtgttgtgttgtgtagctgtgagagcgtgtattgtattgtgttgtggagctgagagagcatgtgttgtgttgtgttgtgttgtgttgtgttgtgttgcgttgcgttgcgttgcgttgcgttgcgttgcgttgcgttgtgttgtgttgtgtttcttgAGCTGCGAGCAtgtattgcattgtgttgtgtagctgtgagagcatgtgttgtgttgtgttgtgtagctgtgagagcatgtattgcattgtgttgtgtagctgtgagagcatgtgttgtattgtgttgtgttgtgttgtgtagctgtgagagcatgtgttgtgttgtgttgtgttgtgtagctgtgagagcatgtgttgtgttgtgttgtgtagctgtgagagcatgtgttgtattgtgttgtgttgtgtagctgtgagagcatgtgttgtgttgtgttgtgttgtgttgtgttgtgttgtgttgtgttgtgttgtgttgtattgtgttgtctaGCTTTAagagcatgtgttgtgttgtattgtgttgtctaGCTTTAagagcatgtgttgtgttgtgttgtgtgagagcatgtgttgtattgtgttgtggagCTTTATGAgcatgtgttgtattgtattgtattgtgttgtgttgtgttgtgttgtgttgtgttgtgttgtgttgtgtagctttAAGAgcatgtgttgtattgtgttgtgttgtgtagctgtgagagcatgtgttgtgttgtgttgtgttgtgttgtgtaggtgtgtgagcatgtgttgtgttgtgttgtgtagctgtgaaagcatgtgttgtgttgtattgtgttgtctaGCTTTAagagcatgtgttgtgttgtgttgtgttgtgttgtgttgtgttgtgttg
Proteins encoded:
- the LOC134444301 gene encoding phosphatidylinositol 3,4,5-trisphosphate-dependent Rac exchanger 2 protein-like, with the protein product MVEDLLHPEPHAHHEVGRCFLHFRERFQIYDEYCGNHEKAQRMLMDMNKIRTVRTCLLNCMLLGGRKNTEIPLEGYLVAPIQRICKYPLFLR